The Oscillospiraceae bacterium genome contains a region encoding:
- a CDS encoding sugar kinase, producing the protein MTVSQPHNKAGANIRDLKQQNRALILKHIALTRGLSRGKLARIVGLSKMAVGNLVSDLIAMGLVEECETPAANGNYGRRPIILQLAAASPCICGMLVKRGFFQVILADLGGAVLHRRDIPFEGGMDQEQMLALLLGAYDALRREEPRRVLAVGIASVGPVDAASGVLLTPPSFYGISNVPLAQRVQEHTGLPAFLIHDASAGALAEKFYGGQKNTDNFIYLHIMNGIGGGYVLDGRLYDGDSGQSGEIGHTSINFMGPRCSCGNVGCLELYANVPQMRRRITELLPLYRSSAMPALGGSDQLTWLDIVDAANHKEAAAVAALEEFCGYLAYAVAANINLLDLSCIVVGYESSSRGGIVEKLLQSKIAACSRHKNITVLHSGFGGDAPLIGSIACVAQRVFDLSLPLLLDEPAQKEGQADHAQ; encoded by the coding sequence ATGACTGTATCACAGCCTCACAACAAAGCGGGCGCTAACATCCGGGATCTCAAACAGCAGAATCGCGCCCTCATACTAAAACACATCGCCCTCACGCGGGGGCTCAGCCGCGGCAAGCTGGCGCGCATCGTCGGCCTGTCCAAAATGGCCGTGGGTAACCTGGTATCGGATCTCATTGCCATGGGGCTGGTGGAGGAATGTGAAACGCCGGCCGCGAACGGAAATTACGGCCGCCGGCCCATTATCCTGCAGCTCGCCGCCGCCTCGCCCTGTATCTGCGGCATGCTGGTAAAGCGCGGCTTCTTCCAAGTAATCCTGGCCGATCTGGGCGGTGCGGTGCTGCACCGCCGCGACATCCCCTTTGAGGGCGGTATGGATCAGGAGCAAATGCTCGCACTGCTGCTGGGCGCCTACGATGCGCTCCGCCGCGAGGAACCGCGCCGTGTGCTGGCCGTGGGCATCGCGTCCGTCGGCCCTGTGGACGCTGCAAGCGGGGTCCTGCTCACCCCCCCGTCCTTTTATGGTATCAGCAATGTCCCGCTCGCCCAGCGCGTGCAGGAACACACGGGCCTTCCCGCTTTTCTGATCCACGACGCCAGCGCCGGCGCGCTGGCCGAAAAGTTTTACGGCGGGCAAAAAAACACCGATAATTTCATCTATCTGCACATTATGAACGGCATCGGCGGCGGGTATGTGCTGGATGGCCGGCTTTACGACGGCGACTCCGGCCAGTCCGGCGAGATCGGGCATACCAGCATCAACTTTATGGGGCCGCGGTGCAGCTGCGGCAATGTGGGCTGCCTGGAATTGTACGCCAATGTGCCGCAGATGCGCCGGCGCATCACCGAACTCCTGCCCCTGTACCGCAGTTCCGCCATGCCCGCGCTGGGCGGCAGCGACCAACTCACATGGCTGGACATTGTGGATGCCGCCAACCACAAAGAGGCCGCCGCCGTAGCCGCCCTGGAGGAATTCTGCGGCTATTTGGCTTATGCCGTGGCCGCCAACATCAATCTGCTGGACCTGTCCTGCATCGTGGTGGGGTATGAATCCTCCTCCCGGGGAGGGATCGTGGAAAAGCTCCTGCAGAGCAAGATCGCCGCCTGCTCCCGCCATAAAAACATCACGGTGCTGCACTCGGGCTTTGGCGGCGACGCGCCGCTCATCGGTTCCATCGCGTGTGTGGCGCAGCGCGTGTTCGATCTCTCGCTGCCCTTGCTGCTGGATGAACCCGCACAGAAAGAGGGGCAAGCCGACCATGCCCAGTGA
- a CDS encoding hydrolase, whose product MPSEAFDRFMGALRSAPCENPNRIGHAALRALQDSRIPEDALPCPELQREPCALNGVPCEWLRPPGAPLQRALLYIHGGGWSLGTLKTTRLFLAPMVRRIGLNTVSVGYRLMPEHPFPAGLDDCLAAYTALLEQGFAPRDLALMGESAGGNLVLALALRLKDEGLPPPGRLVAMSPVTYADTLEGSHTSLIPLEHILADDSFVVTKAAQLYAPHTPPEHPYISPLYGALGGLPPLLITVGTDEILFDDALRFYQKARLSGVDATLLVGDHMVHSWPIFSERFPEAAQAVEQIAQFLQGRTP is encoded by the coding sequence ATGCCCAGTGAAGCATTCGACCGGTTTATGGGCGCGCTGCGCTCCGCCCCGTGTGAAAACCCCAATCGGATCGGCCACGCCGCCCTGCGCGCTCTGCAGGATTCCCGCATCCCGGAGGACGCCCTGCCCTGCCCGGAGCTTCAGCGGGAGCCCTGCGCGCTGAACGGCGTTCCCTGCGAATGGCTGCGCCCTCCCGGCGCTCCCCTCCAGCGGGCGCTCCTCTACATCCACGGCGGTGGGTGGTCGCTGGGCACCTTAAAAACGACCCGCCTGTTTTTGGCGCCCATGGTGCGGCGCATCGGCCTGAATACGGTGAGCGTTGGGTATCGCCTGATGCCGGAACACCCTTTCCCGGCGGGCCTCGACGACTGCCTGGCAGCCTATACCGCCCTTTTGGAGCAGGGCTTCGCCCCCCGGGATCTGGCGCTGATGGGGGAATCGGCCGGCGGCAACCTGGTGCTGGCCCTGGCCCTTCGGCTGAAGGACGAGGGGCTCCCGCCGCCGGGCAGGCTTGTGGCCATGAGCCCCGTCACCTATGCGGACACGCTGGAGGGCTCGCACACCTCCCTGATCCCGCTGGAGCACATTCTTGCGGACGACAGCTTCGTTGTAACAAAGGCCGCCCAGCTGTACGCCCCCCACACACCGCCGGAACATCCCTATATTTCCCCACTGTATGGCGCGCTGGGGGGTCTGCCGCCCCTGCTGATCACGGTCGGCACCGACGAGATCCTGTTCGACGACGCCCTGCGTTTTTACCAAAAGGCCCGGCTTTCCGGCGTCGACGCCACTCTGCTGGTGGGCGACCACATGGTCCATTCCTGGCCCATTTTTTCCGAACGATTTCCCGAGGCAGCCCAGGCGGTGGAGCAGATCGCCCAATTTTTGCAGGGCCGCACCCCTTGA